A genomic region of Lytechinus pictus isolate F3 Inbred chromosome 2, Lp3.0, whole genome shotgun sequence contains the following coding sequences:
- the LOC129275361 gene encoding zinc finger HIT domain-containing protein 3-like isoform X1 has product MENIPRKCAVCEEKQYKYRCPKCRILYCSVPCFKEHKSEGSCEKESLKPSSDGGPVKEEIAREDGEVSGGDEDMNKESTPDELSQKQLNKLDESDTVKDLLQNPHLRVLVTQLDQAKEKDKAIERVMQEPIFVEFADACLAATIGQDQDAVSDR; this is encoded by the exons ATGGAAAACATCCCAAGAAAATGCGCGGTTTGTGAAGAGAAGCAGTATAAATACAGATGTCCAAAGTGCAGAATATTGTA TTGCTCAGTGCCCTGTTTCAAGGAGCACAAATCAGAAG GGTCTTGTGAAAAGGAAAGTCTGAAGCCCAGTAGTGATGGAGGTCCTGTAAAAGAAGAAATCGCAAGAG AAGATGGAGAAGTTTCAGGAGGTGATGAGGACATGAACAAAGAATCCACTCCAGACGAACTCTCACAAAAACAGCTCAATAAACTGG ATGAATCAGACACAGTGAAAGATCTTCTTCAGAATCCCCATTTGAGGGTACTTGTTACACAGTTGGATCAAGCCAAGGAAAAGGATAAAGCCATAGAGCGTGTCATGCAGGAACCTATTTTTGTGGAGTTTGCAGATGCCTGCCTTGCAGCAACAATAGGACAGGATCAAGATGCAGTTTCAgatagataa
- the LOC129275361 gene encoding zinc finger HIT domain-containing protein 3-like isoform X2, with protein MENIPRKCAVCEEKQYKYRCPKCRILYCSVPCFKEHKSEGSCEKESLKPSSDGGPVKEEIARDGEVSGGDEDMNKESTPDELSQKQLNKLDESDTVKDLLQNPHLRVLVTQLDQAKEKDKAIERVMQEPIFVEFADACLAATIGQDQDAVSDR; from the exons ATGGAAAACATCCCAAGAAAATGCGCGGTTTGTGAAGAGAAGCAGTATAAATACAGATGTCCAAAGTGCAGAATATTGTA TTGCTCAGTGCCCTGTTTCAAGGAGCACAAATCAGAAG GGTCTTGTGAAAAGGAAAGTCTGAAGCCCAGTAGTGATGGAGGTCCTGTAAAAGAAGAAATCGCAAGAG ATGGAGAAGTTTCAGGAGGTGATGAGGACATGAACAAAGAATCCACTCCAGACGAACTCTCACAAAAACAGCTCAATAAACTGG ATGAATCAGACACAGTGAAAGATCTTCTTCAGAATCCCCATTTGAGGGTACTTGTTACACAGTTGGATCAAGCCAAGGAAAAGGATAAAGCCATAGAGCGTGTCATGCAGGAACCTATTTTTGTGGAGTTTGCAGATGCCTGCCTTGCAGCAACAATAGGACAGGATCAAGATGCAGTTTCAgatagataa